In Pararhizobium sp. A13, the genomic stretch CGATGACCGCCCCTATGCAGGTGTGACAGCGCCGGCGGCGATCTACTATGCTTCAAGCGACCGCCGCGGTGAGCACCCGCAGAAACACCTAGCCGGGTATGGCGGCATTCTGCAGAGCGATTGCTACAATGGCTTCGAGCCGCTCAGTGTCGCCGAGAAGAAAGCGGTGCCGATCACCTTTGCCTTTTGCCATGCGCATGCGCGGCGTAAATTCTTTGAACTGGCCGATATCCAGAAAAGTGCGCGTGACCGCAAACGGAGAGGCAAGCCGATCTCGCCGATCGCATTGGAGGCCGTCCAACGGTACGATGCGCTGTTCGAGATCGAGCGCCAGATCAATGGATTGAGCGCCGAAGAACGACTGGCCGCGCGGCAGGAAAAGAGCAAGCCGCTGTTCGATGACATGCACGAGTGGCTGAAACGGGAGCGTGCTACGCTCAGCAGATCGTCCGAGGTGATCGAGCCGATCGACTATATGCTGAAGCGCTGGGATGGTTTTGCCCGTTTCCTTGACGATGGCCGGATTTGCCTCACGAACAATGCCGCCGAGCGGGCGCTGAGAGGTATTGCCCTCGGTCGCCGCAACTGGACCTTCGCCGGTTCCCAGCGTGGGGCAGATCGTGCCGCCATCATGCTCACCTTCATCACGACCTGTCGCCTCAACGACGTCGACCCAAAGGCATGGCTTGCCGATGTGTTCGCCCGCATCGCTGATCTTCCCGCCTCCCGCCTGCACAAACTACTTCCCTGGGAATGGAAAAGACTGCGGCAGGCCGAGAACCCGGCCTCTCAGCAGGCTGCCTGACAACAAAGAAAGGGATCGACGAATGGGATATCGCAGCTCAACACTGTACACGCTGAAATACGTGGCCGAGATGCTCGGTGAAGACGAGGACTTCCTGCACGAGTGCTCCATCGAAATGTTCTCGGAAGACGGCTGCCTCAGTGCCTACGACAACTTTCCGGCCTCCGAACTGAGCGAGCACATTGTCCTCTTCTCCGAAGATGGCATCGACAACCTCAAATATATTATCGAGGCTCGCAGGGACGCTGACGACGCATCACAAAAAACGGTCCCTTGAACCCGCGTGCCAGGCTACCTCAGGCCCACTTCACGCGTGAGACTTTATCCCGCGTCCTTCCTCGGATGCATACCGCTCTGGTCGCCAATACGGGTTGGCTGTCGCTGTCGTCGAACAACGGAAATGGCACGATTGAGACAGATTGGCGAAAAATCGCTTAACCCAAACTGAAATTGCTGTCGCGCTTTTTGGTTCAAGAGGCGGTAGCGCCAGAACCTGACCTTCGCTCTGGGCGTGAGAGCAGGGTGTCAGCGAGTTACCGACCCGCATGAGTTGCGAACAATAAGACTTGTTTTCACCCTTACTGTCTTTGGCGCCTTGCCGGGCTCCTTTATCCGGTCAAGCAGGAGCTTGGCCGATCGGCGGCCGAGTTCTATACACGGTTGCGCAATGACGGTCAGTCGGGGTTCAAAGCAATCGGCCCATTCGAAATCGTCGAACCCCACAAGTGCGATATCGTCCGGAACACGTTTGCCAAGCGATTTCAGTCCTCGCATGACACCGATCGTCGCCATGTTGTTGCCGGCAACAAGTGCGGTTGGACATTCTGTTGCTTCGACCATTTCTACCGTCGCCCGCGCTGCGCTTTCCACATTGTTCGAACCCGTTGCGACGGGGCAATTGCGTATGTCCAGGCCTGCGCGTCGAATTGCGTTGCCGAATCCCTCGACGCGTTCCGAAGTGGTCGCAAAACCCGTGTGACCTGGGATCATACCGATCCTCGTATGACCGAGCGCGACAAGATGCTCGACAAGGACCTCCATTGATTTTGCGTTCTGGACACCGACCTGATCGAATTTTGTGGAAGCCAACCTGTCAACGAGAACAGTAGGGATGCTGTGATCTTCGAGATAGCGAAGCGCACCGAGCCCATCTGTGGAACAGGGCGCCAGGATGATACCGTCCACGCGCAACTGATGCAGGGCCTGGACAACCTCGAGTTCCTTTTCCGGCGTATCGTGCGTGTCGGCCAGAAAAACGGTCATGCCGCAAGCAGCACATTCGCTTTCGACAGCACGGATGATATCGGCAAAATAAGGATTCGATATTGCTGATATGGCAATGCCGACGCTGTTGCTCGATGAGCGGGCAAGCGCGCGGGCAAACGTGTTTGGCGTATATCCGGTACTCGCAACCGCGTCGCGCACAGCCCGCTCCGTTTCCGGGCTTACAAATCGCGTCCCGTTGATAACGTGGGACACAGTGGATTGCGAAACTCCGGCAATCCTTGCAACATCAGCGATCGTGGCCATTTACAATGCTTCTCAGTCAAATTGTGTTTCCAAACACTCCGTCTATCGTGTCGACTCGGCTTCGACCAGACAAGGGCTGTCATCTATTCATAGCAATATTGTTGCCAGAGTCGGGGTCGAAGAAATGGGCGTGGTCCATATCGAACACGAAGATGCGATCCTCGCCCTGCGCTACGGTTTCCTCAGCCCCCACCCTGGCAATGACCCGGCAGGTGCCGCGCGCGATGTCGAGCAGCGTCTCCGAGCCCAGAAACTGGCATACCTCAATTCTGAAGCTCGTCGCTGCGAGACTTGCCTCGCCATCGGTTGCCAGCTTGACATGCTCAGGCCGCAGCCCGAGAGCGACTGCGCGCAGGCCGGATTTCGCCAGCTCTGTCTGCCGGTGTTGCGGAACCGAAATGCGGATGCCATTCTTCGCATCCACCAGCTCGGCGGGCGAAGCAACATCGAGATCGATGAAGTTCATCGACGGCGATCCGATGAAGCTAGCAACGAAGCGGTTGGCCGGGCGGCGATACACCTCCATCGGTGGCGCCGCCTGCTGGATCGTGCCGCCGTTCATCACTACGATGCGTGAACCCATCGTCATGGCTTCCGACTGATCGTGCGTGACGTAGACGGTGGTGGTTCCCAGTTCCTGATGCATCTTGCTGAGAAAGCTTCGGGCTTCGACACGCAGTTTTGCGTCCAGATTGGACAGGGGTTCATCCATCAGGAAAACGCCGGGCCGGCGCACCAGCGCACGACCAAGCGCCACGCGCTGGCGCTGTCCACCGGAAAGCTCCCGCGGCAGCCGGTCAAGATAGTCCTCCATCTTCAGTCTTTTCGACACGTCGGCTACCAGTTGATCGGCCTCCGCCGTCGGCACGTGGCGGGTTTTCAGGCCAAAGCTGATATTGTCGCGGACATTCATATGCGGAAACAGCGCATAGGACTGGAAGACCATCGAGATGTTGCGGTCCTTGGGCGGCAGATGCGTGACATCGACGCCGCCGATCATCAATCGTCCGCCGGAAATGGATTCCAGACCGGCGATCATCTGCAGCGTGGTGGATTTGCCGCAACCGGAGGGGCCGACGAGTACGGTGAATTCGCCATCGGGAATGGTCAGGTCCAGGCGCGGAATGACGGTATGGGCGCCATATCTTTTTTCGATGTGGGTGAGAGAAACGTCAGCCATGTGAATGCAATTCCTTGTGCCAGAATATCGATGCTCAACCCTTGACGGCGCCCGCGAAATTGCCCGAGGCAATCTTGCGGTAGGTCAGGATGAACAGAACGATGATGGGAAGCTGGGAGATGACGAGGCCGGCGGCCGGCAGGTTGAACACGGCCATGTAGCGATCGCTGTTCAGCTTCAGCATGCCGACCGTGACCGGAAAATTCTGCTCAGAATTCAAAAGCACCAGGCCGAAGACGAATTCCTTCCAGATCGCGATGAAATTCAGCGTGAAGCCCACGACGATGCCCGGCAGGGACAGCGGCAGAATGATCTTGTAGAACAGCTGGAAATCGGTCGCCCCTTCGATATAGGCTGCCTTCTCAATTTCCCGGGGGATGCTGGTCATGAAACCGCGCAGGATGAGAATCTGGGCCGGCATGCCATAGGCGGCGTGAACGATGATCAGCCCAATCTTGGTGTCGAGCAGGTGCAGCGTGCGCAGCGTATCGTAGAGCGGGATAAGCACCGTCTGCTGCGGCAGCATGAGCCCGGTCAGGATCAGACCGAAGATGAACGTCTTGCCTGGAACCTCCATGCGCGACAGGGCAAAGGCCGGAACCAGCGCCAGGATAACCGCCAGCGCCGAACCGGCGGTCGCGTAGAGGAAGCTGTTGGTGAGCAAGCCGCTGAAACCCAGCGAATTCCAGACATCGATATAGGGCTGGAAGGTTGGGTGCAACGGGATGGAAAAGGGGCCGGCGAGAAAGTCCTGGTTCGACTTGATCGAGGTGATCAATACCAGAAGGATCGGACCGGACCAGATGGCAAGCAGGACGGCAAGCAGGCTGTAGCCGAGGAACCGCGCCATAAATTGGAATAGATCGCGCCGATGCGCCACAATGAGCGTGTCAGACATCGAAGGCTCCCTTCATCAGTTTTTTCAGGATGATCAGAGCCATCAATGCCGAGACGACGAGGATCGCCACGGATATCGCCGCGCCATAGCCGAAGCGCGTGTTCCAGAAACTTTCGAGATAGACGATGTAGCCGAGAACATTGGTATGGCCGAAGGGTGCCCCCTTGGTCATGACGGCGACCAGATCGAAGGCCCGCAGCGACTCAAACAACGTCAGCATGACGACGACGGCGGTGACGGGCCTGAGCTGCGGGACGGCTACCCTGGTCAACATCCGCCAATGTCCGGCCCCTTCGACGCGGGCGGCGTCGAATGTCTCCTTCGGCACGTCGCCGAGACCCGCATAGTAGAAGATCATCGGCATGCCGGTGAAAGCCCAGCCGGAAACGATCGCCAGCGTATAGATCGCGACCTTGTAGTTTCCGAACCACTCCGTCACCAGGAAGCCGAGGCCGACGGAACGCAGGACCGTATCGAAAGCGCCGAACAGCGGGTTGAGGATCAGCAGGAACATCAGACCGACCGAGATCAGCGACATCGTCACCGGAAAGAAGATGATGGTTCGTACCAGGGCCGGGGCTGGCAGGATCCTGTTGCGCAGCGCATAGGCAATCAGCAGGCCGGCGAGGACGGGAAATGCGAGGGTGACAGCCAGCCATTTGAAATTGTTGAGAAGCGCGATGTGGAAATGGCTGTCACCGATCATGTACCGATAGTTTTCCAGTCCGACGAAGGTCTTTTCGGGCGTCATGCCGTTCCATTCAAACAGGCTGAGATAGATGGTGAACAAGATCGGATAGCCGACGAAGACGGCGAAGACCGCGAGCGGCATCAGGATGCCAAAAATCGTCACGAAGGTATGTTCGCGGGCAAAGGCAAGAAATCCCGGGCTTTCGCCGGATCTGTGTGATGTGGTCATGAATGGGTATCCGTTTCTTCAGCATTGGAAGACCGTGGGCACGTATGCCCACGGTCGCGGCCGGTCTCGGCTGGAAGGCGCCGTCGCGGCCTGAGACGTGATCGCCGTTCCTTAAATCTTGCCGCGCGTGCGGATCGCTTCGTCCTCGGTCTGCTGCATGGCATCTTCCGGCGTGATCGCACCGGCCAGCACGCCCTGCAGGCCGTCGAGGAACCGGTCGGAGATCGAGGGCGGCGTGGCGTGGTCCACATGCATGAAGGTGAACTGACCGGCGCTTGCCATTTCCTTGCCGAGGCGTTGTTCCATCTCCGAAAGGCTCGAAAGATCGCCCTGCGTCGATGAGGGGAAGGGCTTGTCGATCGCCAGTTTTTCGGTCATCGCCGGCTTCGAGATCATCCAGTCGACGAATTCGGCCGCCTCGTCCTTATGCGGGCTCTTGGCATGGATCATGATGGTGTCTTCGGCAAAGACCGACATCACGGGCTTCTTGCCGTCGATGGAGGGCATCGGGAAGTAGTCCATCGGCACGACGCAGCATTTGGCCTGATCGCCGCGGAATCGTCCGAGGTTGAACGAACCCTGATACCAGTGCAGCGCCTTGCCCTGCGACCACGGCACCATGGCCGGACCGACGTCGATCGAGTTGAAGGACGGTTCGAACATGCCGTTCGTGGCCATGTCCGCCATGATCTTCGTGGTTTCGACGGCGCTCGGATCGGTCCACGGGATCGTGTTGTTCACCAGGCCCTGATAGGTATCGAGGCCGAACTTGTTGACCAGGATGGCCGACCACATGAACTGCGATGGCCACTTTTTCTGGTTTGCCAGCAGGAACGGCCAGAGGCCGGCTTTCTTGCCCGCTTCCGCATTGGCCATCAGTTCGTCCCACGTGGTCGGAACCTTCAGGCCGAGTTTCTCGTATAGGTCCTTGCGATACCAGACGACGGATGCGCCGATTTCGGTGGGGACAAAGTATTTCTTGTCGCCGAAGGTTGCCAATGACACGGATGCCGGAACCAGGAATTTATCCCAGCCGTATTTCGTATAATAGGAGGTCAGGTCGGCGGCGAAACCGTTCTTGATGACTTCCTGCGCGCGGCCGCCTTCCCAGGAATAAAACACGTCCGGCGGATTGCTCGAGGCAAGTTCGATCGTCTGCTTGGTCTTGTAGGTCTCGCCGTCGACGCTCGCTCCGGTCACATGGATGCGGTCGCCGTTCTTCTTGTTCCATTCGTCGATGAGCCAGTTGGCGTAGATTTCCGACGAAGGCCACGGTGCGCGGTAGAAGTATCGCAATTCGACGGGGTCGGCGGCAAAAGCGGGGGCTGCGAGACCCGTCACGCTCGACACCAGGGCAGCCGCCAGCGCACAGCGCGCAATCGCGCGCCGCGAAAACAAAGTCATTTTCATTTTATTCTCCTCCAAGGCCCGGTATCACAACAGCTTGCGCGCGGGCATCTCCTCAGTTCACCGCGTCTCCATCGCGGCGTATCAGCCGTGCCGTTCACAAGCGGAATCCGCCGTGATTTTCAACGGTCCAGGTGGGTGAGCATAAGCTGATATTTAGGAGGCTAATACGAAAAAAGCGCTTGCGCAAGCGCTTTCGTGAGAAATGTGCAAGCCCCCGAGCTCGTCAGTCTCGGGGGGAGCCACTGATAATGCCCTCCCGGCATGCCGGCAGCGTCAGTTGTATTTTCAACGCCCCGCGGATCGCTGGCGTCGGCCCGGATATGAACTCAGATCCAATCGCGGTGGTTTCGCACTGTAAACTTATCGGCCTCGGCTCAAGGTATGACGCGAAGTCCGTGATCAGGCGACCTGAAGATGGGCGATCTCGCTCCGCATCTGCATCGCGAGCCCCTCGCGAAGCCATCCGGCGATGGGGCCGAAAATTCGGTCCCCTCTATGCTCCGCAAATGCGCCGCAAGAAGTCTTCGCTGGCCTAAATTGCCGCGCCTCCAGCTGCTTGGCGGGCGCGATGGCTTGACCGTTCCGCGTTGAAAGCGAGAGGCGTAGCGGAGTTCGCAGGGGGGCTGGGCAGCTTGGGTGTTTTAGCAGTCGCCACCGGCGGCGGCGCGACTATTTTTGCGTAAGTGGTCGCTGTTTGGACTCCGGTCAACGCGCGTCCAACAAAAGTGCCTGTCGACAAATTCTGGATCCAAAATGGACGCCCTTGAAATCCGAAACGGACGAATACAAATTCCGAATTGGACGTAAAAAGAGTCCCGATTGGACGACCTTGAACGCGCAGGGATCGGCAAAATGCACCGGTACCGGACGTTCGCGGCGCTGATATTGGCTGCGGCTTTCGAAAGATTCATTCCCAGATGTGCTAGAATCGCGGAGCGTCACAAAAAAGGGCGGTGGCAAGATGTCGTTTTCTCAATCGAGGATTTGCAAGGGCTGCTGGGAGCAAATGCGTTTGCCAGTGCCTCTGCGCGGACCGGCTTCCATTCCCTTCCGTGCCTTTGGCATCCGCCCGAGCCGGATGAATCCGAACACCTGCACGATTTGCGAGCTCATGTTCACACGCGTAATGAAAGCTCGCAAGATCACTGTTGATGTATCTGTACTTTTTGCAGATCTGAGAGGCTATACGGCGCTTTCGCAGTCGCTCTCGGCAGACAGTGTCTCGTCGCTGCTGGATGATTTCTACGATGAATGTGCCACAGCTATTTGGGAATTCGATGGCCTTCTTAACAAGACGGTCGGGGACGCGATCATGGCAATATTCAACTTTCCAATCCGCCACGCCGACCACGCCGAACGCGCTGTCCTCGCTGCGCGGGAGATCCAGCGCCGCTGCCAATTGCGTCGCGAACTTCACGTGGCTGAAGGTGCCGGGCTGGACGGAAGTGAACTGGGCGTTGGTATAGGCATCGACTCCGGCGAGGCCAGCTTCGGAGAGTTCGGCCGATCGCATCGCGATCTGACTGCGATTGGAACGATTGTGAATACTGCCGCTCGCGCCCAGTCAGTCGCGGAAGCAGGCCGGATTCTTGTCACCAGGGCCGTTTGCGAGCGGGCGAAGAGCCAAATGGCCGAAAGCGAAGGCCGTCAATACCGCCTGAAAGGCTTTGATGAGCTGATTGAACTTTACGCAATCTGAGCATCGATCCAGCACGCGGCGACGGTGCCGCAAGCTCAGCGATCTGAATTTGCTCGGCGAACTGTCGATTATCAGGCATTCACGTATGTCAGGCAAAGACTAGGTAAATACCGCAACAAGAACGGACAGCCAGATCAAGGCGACTCCCAGCGCCAATGCTCGCCTGGCGCCTACGACCTTCTCCGCGCCCTCTTCTGGGACAGGTGTCGTTACAATCCAAGGCACGGAGCCAAGCGCTGCAAATCCGACGAGGGCCAAAATCACCACGACAAAATCGGAGCTGCGCCAGCCCACGGGCTCATACACCCCCCAGTAGCCGAGGAAAGCCATTCCCACCGCGAACATCGTGGCGGAGGCAGAGCAAAGCCCCGTGACAGAACCTGTCGGCGCGCGCATCTCGCATCCCTCCGTGCTGGTCAACCCATGAAGCAATTTCTACAACGGTGCAAACCGCCTTCGCACATATGTGTCAGGAATTGGGGGCCACGTGAAGCGATGATCAGTGAACGGTTCAGGGCTTCTCCCAACGCACACGGAAATATCGACCCGCGGCAGGCGTTTTCGTTTGAGCTCAGGCTGATTGCGTCAAAGGGCAAGGGCAAGCTGCGGCTCGCATTCGTCCTCGACCGTATCGAGAGACCCCACTCCGCATGCGATGACGCTCGGCGAAGCGGTTCGGTTCGCGCGCAGTCATGTGCTCCGTTGTCACGGACTGAGCCGGTCATCGATCGCGTTAGCCGAGAAAGCCGACGACATAGTAAAAGGTTGCGGCGATAATGGCGGCGGCCGGAAGAGTGACGATCCAGGCGATGACGATGTTGCCAGCGAGGCCCCAGCGAACAGCCGAGACACGCCGTGCCGCGCCAACACCGATGATTGCGCCGGTGATCGTGTGCGTGGTCGAAACCGGAACGCCGAGCCAAGTCGCGGCAAACAGCGTGATCGCACCACCCGTTTCCGCGCAGAATCCCTGCATTGGGTTGAGCCGCGTGATCTTCGAGCCCATCGTGTGGACGATTCTCCAGCCGCCGAAGAGCGTGCCGAGGGCGATCGCCGCCTGGCAGGAGATGACGACCCAGAACGGAACGTGGAATTCGCTCCCAAGGTAGCCTTGCGAAAAGAGCAGGACGGCGATGATGCCCATGGTCTTCTGTGCGTCATTGCCGCCGTGGCCGAGCGAATAGAGCGAGGCCGAGGCGAATTGCAGGACGCGGAAGGTGCGATCGACGGCGAAGGGCGTCTGGCGCACGAACAGCCAGGAGACGGCAAGGATCAGCGTCAGGGCGAGCAGGAAGCCGATGGCCGGCGACATAAAGATGGCGCCGACGGTTTTCAGGAGGCCGGTCCAGACGATCGAGGAAAATCCGGTTTTGGCGAGACCGGCTCCGACGAGGCCACCGATGAGCGCGTGCGACGAACTGGACGGAATTCCGAACACCCAGGTAACGATGTTCCAGATGATCGCACCCATCAGGGCAGCGAAAATCACGAGCGGGCTGACGATAGCTGGATCGATGATGCCCTTGCCCAGCGTCTCGGCCACATGCAATCCGAAGAAGAGAAAAGCAATGAAATTGAAGAAGGCGGCCCAGAAAACCGCGTATTGCGGTCGCAAGACCCGGGTCGAAACAA encodes the following:
- a CDS encoding LacI family DNA-binding transcriptional regulator, with translation MATIADVARIAGVSQSTVSHVINGTRFVSPETERAVRDAVASTGYTPNTFARALARSSSNSVGIAISAISNPYFADIIRAVESECAACGMTVFLADTHDTPEKELEVVQALHQLRVDGIILAPCSTDGLGALRYLEDHSIPTVLVDRLASTKFDQVGVQNAKSMEVLVEHLVALGHTRIGMIPGHTGFATTSERVEGFGNAIRRAGLDIRNCPVATGSNNVESAARATVEMVEATECPTALVAGNNMATIGVMRGLKSLGKRVPDDIALVGFDDFEWADCFEPRLTVIAQPCIELGRRSAKLLLDRIKEPGKAPKTVRVKTSLIVRNSCGSVTR
- a CDS encoding ABC transporter ATP-binding protein; this translates as MADVSLTHIEKRYGAHTVIPRLDLTIPDGEFTVLVGPSGCGKSTTLQMIAGLESISGGRLMIGGVDVTHLPPKDRNISMVFQSYALFPHMNVRDNISFGLKTRHVPTAEADQLVADVSKRLKMEDYLDRLPRELSGGQRQRVALGRALVRRPGVFLMDEPLSNLDAKLRVEARSFLSKMHQELGTTTVYVTHDQSEAMTMGSRIVVMNGGTIQQAAPPMEVYRRPANRFVASFIGSPSMNFIDLDVASPAELVDAKNGIRISVPQHRQTELAKSGLRAVALGLRPEHVKLATDGEASLAATSFRIEVCQFLGSETLLDIARGTCRVIARVGAEETVAQGEDRIFVFDMDHAHFFDPDSGNNIAMNR
- a CDS encoding carbohydrate ABC transporter permease, which encodes MSDTLIVAHRRDLFQFMARFLGYSLLAVLLAIWSGPILLVLITSIKSNQDFLAGPFSIPLHPTFQPYIDVWNSLGFSGLLTNSFLYATAGSALAVILALVPAFALSRMEVPGKTFIFGLILTGLMLPQQTVLIPLYDTLRTLHLLDTKIGLIIVHAAYGMPAQILILRGFMTSIPREIEKAAYIEGATDFQLFYKIILPLSLPGIVVGFTLNFIAIWKEFVFGLVLLNSEQNFPVTVGMLKLNSDRYMAVFNLPAAGLVISQLPIIVLFILTYRKIASGNFAGAVKG
- a CDS encoding sugar ABC transporter permease encodes the protein MTTSHRSGESPGFLAFAREHTFVTIFGILMPLAVFAVFVGYPILFTIYLSLFEWNGMTPEKTFVGLENYRYMIGDSHFHIALLNNFKWLAVTLAFPVLAGLLIAYALRNRILPAPALVRTIIFFPVTMSLISVGLMFLLILNPLFGAFDTVLRSVGLGFLVTEWFGNYKVAIYTLAIVSGWAFTGMPMIFYYAGLGDVPKETFDAARVEGAGHWRMLTRVAVPQLRPVTAVVVMLTLFESLRAFDLVAVMTKGAPFGHTNVLGYIVYLESFWNTRFGYGAAISVAILVVSALMALIILKKLMKGAFDV
- a CDS encoding extracellular solute-binding protein — protein: MKMTLFSRRAIARCALAAALVSSVTGLAAPAFAADPVELRYFYRAPWPSSEIYANWLIDEWNKKNGDRIHVTGASVDGETYKTKQTIELASSNPPDVFYSWEGGRAQEVIKNGFAADLTSYYTKYGWDKFLVPASVSLATFGDKKYFVPTEIGASVVWYRKDLYEKLGLKVPTTWDELMANAEAGKKAGLWPFLLANQKKWPSQFMWSAILVNKFGLDTYQGLVNNTIPWTDPSAVETTKIMADMATNGMFEPSFNSIDVGPAMVPWSQGKALHWYQGSFNLGRFRGDQAKCCVVPMDYFPMPSIDGKKPVMSVFAEDTIMIHAKSPHKDEAAEFVDWMISKPAMTEKLAIDKPFPSSTQGDLSSLSEMEQRLGKEMASAGQFTFMHVDHATPPSISDRFLDGLQGVLAGAITPEDAMQQTEDEAIRTRGKI
- a CDS encoding adenylate/guanylate cyclase domain-containing protein — encoded protein: MRLPVPLRGPASIPFRAFGIRPSRMNPNTCTICELMFTRVMKARKITVDVSVLFADLRGYTALSQSLSADSVSSLLDDFYDECATAIWEFDGLLNKTVGDAIMAIFNFPIRHADHAERAVLAAREIQRRCQLRRELHVAEGAGLDGSELGVGIGIDSGEASFGEFGRSHRDLTAIGTIVNTAARAQSVAEAGRILVTRAVCERAKSQMAESEGRQYRLKGFDELIELYAI
- a CDS encoding inorganic phosphate transporter, which produces MDATLAFPLLVALIAIALFFDFLNGLHDAANSIATIVSTRVLRPQYAVFWAAFFNFIAFLFFGLHVAETLGKGIIDPAIVSPLVIFAALMGAIIWNIVTWVFGIPSSSSHALIGGLVGAGLAKTGFSSIVWTGLLKTVGAIFMSPAIGFLLALTLILAVSWLFVRQTPFAVDRTFRVLQFASASLYSLGHGGNDAQKTMGIIAVLLFSQGYLGSEFHVPFWVVISCQAAIALGTLFGGWRIVHTMGSKITRLNPMQGFCAETGGAITLFAATWLGVPVSTTHTITGAIIGVGAARRVSAVRWGLAGNIVIAWIVTLPAAAIIAATFYYVVGFLG